A region from the Drosophila ananassae strain 14024-0371.13 chromosome 2L, ASM1763931v2, whole genome shotgun sequence genome encodes:
- the LOC6501026 gene encoding regulating synaptic membrane exocytosis protein 2 isoform X5 encodes MDEMPDLSHLTPHERMQIENVLMRQKQEEEKQNEIMRRKQDEVVTLEMQIRQRSEQQKKAGVELDATCHICLKTKFADGVGHICHYCNIRCCARCGGKVTLRSNKVIWVCILCRKKQELLSKTGQWINKTAGHQDGFIRRIEPDGSSTIVDPHDQTDKRPKLERTRSAAEKENLPMQRAGSMLRRQYSQQEQPTNRRLSVSDSGMDPMMSPGQQQQMQHHQQQQRSRMQPMNPQQAQQAYGMQQQQQQRTGGNYPEDDPRYYQGELDGLMRQHPHLAHPSQVQQPHQPQSQHQQQTQHHPQQQQQHLMPQQHRQSPQQHAPQQQQQFAGRQQQQHQVQQSYQAQIHQQPHQPMPQHHGQQGMSQMGGYQKPPPLTRNLTISGGHAMDTTSYSQQQQQQQRRALAGSQYASQQQRSFSSSEEEFQHQLMQAQAQASGGMASVVTAGSDYDAGNFGGVQGVQTVLSPGDLQIHANNPVNWQTSADNTRLIGHMILRKYYDGEDILGLKVNGGQPLGGGIGGGGGGGGIGGPCGAIVEKVKRGSVADLEGRIRPGDEIIEWNGRSLHNKSADEVYDIIDESRLDAQVELIVSRPIGNSGGSGGSSSNVSPSSACSASASGISGISGGSASSNAPRRSSANFPHSGLASSMAGSAVVSSGGRYLQRKAPAVEAIEIHRDKPSVLITSPGSPDIHTGVPGSGAGGGLRQRGVVAHQTQRLGPSHSSHSHSSSGSGSGSSTSSAHTAPSNLTNLASATGSASGGLHGATTAGHHHHHCHPHSHQHPLQHQGLPAAHLHGHGVGGGVAMGGGSGTTTQPVPIEGRLQLKLGYDQNTLQLIVTLVCATGLSLRQSGAGRNPYAKVFLLPDRSHKSKRRTKTVGTTCEPRWGQTFIYSGLRRCDLNGRLLEVTLWDYVRYGANDFIGEVVIDLAHHILDDEAEWYQLQPHQDTSYLLRDEGSDVDGLILTPTDHLSPPSTMSRLSDSDTTSDCDIDGMTPGASISSMGSSASPPPLLELDLNERRSRRDMSPQGRKRVAGMVARDYRTVSGIGQSYHNQASASGYYRRGGGNGVGSAIGPGGMSLSQRSHSAAPSDSYHSGGGGSGVPSSGVGYGYRSTSPRRGSLSPPDDRYIDYPVLPVHGSPNAPSGYQGPGGASSASAATQQQRFQSRSATATPTGSPKKRQLPQVPQTSRSAMLRDRLGQDFDERLASGGRFGRHRTRQPHHQATYRSTGMGGWERHYTGLSDSDLHSMDTRMRPRHSLSPDKDFMGEFGDSDMESVVSVTSSAFSTQSERPRTSRGLSFPRNWRNLFGARNNFLSGSGGEPITGLRLHHSEPGRANTIEVDDCDYLPAGGAQQLVLLEQLEQLQHLAALAAADSPPISARVGMGIAPHQVLVTDANSGQLVEQFFVEPGTVAEEALMPLEPLDPLDPHAHLHPHSAFYSPHVPTTMTPFDIFPPRRSNGLKPNVQATSAAYPLQPQPQPLPLPLLPSFEQFKRITSPITNLFRSSSPAGGHAHAHAHDHATTSPSSLVGYVRDHLDKSCSHCQNGSQPVVLSTHHTLQLIGACPDPCCLADAHPHPQHQPMGYPYVGEHQPPSSDPAMCGECVDQHFLGGLTGPQLNLGVVPTYHVHTPTPNAHRRARGQMNTPAPPPTQSVLRLSRQLSEDALVAAVPISEAKAQPTSILKKPKLERRRLFHEGQSRSLDYDDLHTKSWGRRRIRYEDEVAPTDDYPYPHPSAYAHSPTSAMSRRYGSETNIRQSYMGANVDASNPLSHSHFLVTDDKIVTITYDSDVGWTRRGVAPSLFRGPHRQRGLTDARHHMSLDLQRTNQQKLYGPAAPYLKRRRNLPHPPSAQNAHNFSPMEGGADQLNAAVAGVDQMGNGGMGSGGGAHNTYSNTATTHNSNHQNSLASSVSNQQSARQKGKEGGSMIGASEQLTKSSSGSGGATSAAAAGHHVVGGTNANNASSSSFANPQPPQQQQQQLHHGSPNNNNKRVLSSTTTTNTPQQSHTDANNLTLDATQQQQQQQQPQLQNQQQQPTPNTCTNLITNTTTTLSTTTPSSNATNAATTTTTTTATTNATTTATNPTTTTTTNNTNEPNATTNTNADADADADADAPLDAIDWDAIDAMLDDDFSEYDKDKNGADEAGGSKSAEGAGAEGEEKVDGSLSDTATDRKKGGAIDQERSPKGGSGMGKKSNSTSQLSATGRKRRMGFGKKGKNSFTVHRSEEVLPGDITRELRSSGGASVGGASGAGGGGLSRGSSSEADAIEQFFGDGAGGERFSPSLRNDGALNEFVDGLGPGQLVGRQVLGAPSLGDIQLSMCHQKGFLEVEVIRARGLQQKASSKMLPAPYVKVYLVSGKRCVDKMKTSTARRTLDPLYQQQLVFKQSYTGCILQVTVWGDYGRIEKKVFMGVAQIMLDDLNLSNIVIGWYKLFGTTSLVSCPTNIGLGSRRSSIASLDSLKL; translated from the exons ATGGACGAAATGCCGGACCTGTCGCACCTGACGCCTCACGAGCGGATGCAGATCGAGAATGTCCTTATGCGCCagaagcaggaggaggagaagcaGAATGAGATCATGCG ACGCAAACAGGATGAGGTGGTGACGCTGGAAATGCAAATCAGACAACGCTCCGAGCAGCAGAAGAAGGCCGGCGTAGAGCTGGATGCCACCTGTCACATCTGCCTTAAGACCAAATTCGCTGACGGTGTCGGCCACATCTGCCACTACTGCAACATTCGGTGCTGCGCCCGATGCGGCGGCAAAGTAACTCTCCGTAGCAATAAG GTAATCTGGGTGTGCATTCTGTGTCGCAAGAAGCAGGAGCTGCTGTCCAAAACTGGCCAGTGGATAAACAAGACAGCGGGCCACCAGGACGGATTCATCCGACGCATTGAGCCAGATGGCAGTAGT ACCATCGTGGATCCGCACGACCAAACGGACAAGCGGCCCAAGCTGGAACGAACTCGCAGCGCCGCCGAAAAGGAGAATCTGCCCATGCAGCGAGCGGGGAGCATGCTCCGGCGTCAGTACTCGCAGCAGGAGCAGCCCACCAACCGGAGGCTCTCGGTGTCGGATAGCGGAATGGATCCCATGATGAGCCcggggcagcagcagcaaatgcagcaccaccaacagcaacaacgcTCCCGCATGCAACCGATGAATCCTCAGCAGGCGCAGCAGGCATATGGaatgcaacaacagcagcagcaaagaACTGGAGGCAATTATCCTGAAGACGATCCGCGTTATTATCAG GGTGAGCTAGATGGTCTGATGAGGCAGCATCCGCACCTGGCGCATCCCAGCCAGGTGCAACAGCCACACCAGCCGCAGtcgcaacaccaacagcagaCGCAACACCatccacagcagcagcagcaacaccttATGCCACAGCAACATCGCCAATCACCGCAGCAACATGcaccccagcagcagcagcaatttGCGggccggcagcagcagcagcatcaggtGCAGCAATCCTACCAGGCGCAGATACACCAGCAGCCACACCAGCCCATGCCACAACACCACGGGCAGCAAGGCATGTCGCAAATGGGGGGCTACCAGAAGCCTCCTCCCTTGACTCGGAACCTAACAATTTCCGGAGGACATGCCATGGACACCACCTCGtacagccagcagcagcaacagcaacagcgccGGGCTCTGGCAGGGTCCCAGTATGCCTCGCAGCAGCAGAGATCTTTCAGCAGCTCCGAGGAGGAGTTCCAGCATCAGCTGAtgcaggcccaggcccaggctaGTGGAGGTATGGCCAGCGTGGTTACCGCCGGATCTGACTACGACG CAGGTAATTTTGGCGGCGTTCAAGGTGTCCAAACAGTTCTCTCGCCCGGCGATCTACAGATTCATGCAAAT AATCCGGTGAATTGGCAAACATCCGCGGACAATACTCGCCTCATCGGGCATATGATATTGCGTAAATACTATGACGGGGAGGATATATTAGGCTTAAAGGTCAACGGCGGTCAGCCCCTCGGAGGGGGCATCggtggcggaggaggaggaggaggaattggaggTCCATGCGGGGCCATTGTGGAGAAGGTGAAACGCGGATCGGTGGCCGATCTCGAGGGCCGGATTCGACCAG GCGACGAGATAATCGAGTGGAATGGCCGCAGCCTGCACAACAAAAGTGCCGACGAGGTGTACGACATCATCGACGAGAGCCGCCTGGACGCCCAGGTGGAATTGATCGTGAGCCGGCCGATAGGGAACAgcggtggcagtggcggcagtAGCAGCAACGTCAGTCCAAGCAGTGCCTGTTCCGCTTCCGCGTCCGGTATATCCGGCATTTCCGGCGGCTCCGCCAGCAGCAACGCCCCGCGTCGCTCCTCGGCCAACTTTCCGCACAGCGGACTGGCCAGCAGCATGGCCGGAAGTGCGGTGGTCAGCAGTGGCGGCAGATATCTCCAGCGCAAAG CTCCTGCGGTTGAGGCTATCGAAATCCATCGGGATAAGCCAAGTGTGCTGATCACCTCGCCCGGTTCGCCGGACATCCATACCGGTGTTCCAGGATCAGGAGCTGGCGGAGGACTGCGGCAACGTGGCGTCGTCGCGCATCAAACGCAACGCCTGGGACCAAGTCACAGCAGCCATAGCCACAGCAGCAGCGGgagtggcagcggcagcagtacCAGCAGCGCCCACACCGCCCCCTCCAACCTCACCAACCTCGCATCCGCCACCGGCTCCGCCTCGGGCGGTCTGCACGGCGCAACGACGGCGGGCCATCATCACCACCATTGCCATCCGCATTCGCATCAGCACCCGTTACAGCATCAGGGACTGCCCGCCGCCCACCTGCACGGTCACGGGGTGGGCGGGGGCGTGGCCATGGGAGGCGGTTCAGGTACCACCACCCAACCTGTGCCGATTGAAGGTCGGTTGCAGCTGAAGCTTGGCTACGACCAGAACACGTTGCAGCTGATCGTGACCCTGGTCTGCGCCACCGGCCTCTCCCTTCGCCAGAGCGGAGCGGGCCGCAACCCCTACGCAAAA GTGTTCCTTCTGCCCGATCGTAGCCACAAATCGAAGCGGCGAACAAAAACGGTGGGCACCACCTGTGAGCCCCGCTGGGGCCAGACCTTCATTTACTCGGGGCTGAGACGGTGCGACCTCaatggccggctgctggag GTGACGCTGTGGGATTATGTTCGCTACGGGGCAAATGACTTCATCGGCGAGGTGGTAATCGATCTAGCGCACCACATACTGGACGATGAGGCGGAGTGGTACCAGCTGCAGCCTCATCAGGATACCTCCTACCTC TTACGTGACGAGGGCAGCGATGTGGACGGCCTGATACTGACACCGACAGATCATTTATCACCGCCGAGCACCATGTCGCGTTTGAGCGACTCGGACACAACGTCCGACTGTGACATCGATGGAATGACCCCGGGGGCCAGCATCTCGTCGATGGGCAGCTCAGCGAGTCCACCACCCCTGCTTGAG CTCGATCTAAACGAGCGTCGCTCCAGACGCGACATGTCTCCCCAGGGCCGCAAACGCGTGGCCGGGATGGTGGCCCGCGACTACCGCACTGTATCTGGCATCGGACAAAGTTACCACAATCAG GCATCTGCCAGCGGCTACTATCGTCGCGGAGGTGGTAATGGTGTTGGTTCTGCCATCGGTCCCGGTGGCATGAGCCTTAGCCAACGCAGCCACTCAGCGGCACCCAGTGACAGCTACCACAGTGGTGGAGGAGGCAGCGGCGTGCCATCTAGCGGAGTGGGCTACGGATATCGGAGTACCAGTCCGCGGCGCGGATCTCTTTCGCCTCCCGACGATCGCTACATAGACTATCCAGTGCTTCCAGTTCACGGCTCACCCAACGCTCCATCGGGATACCAGGGGCCGGGTGGCGCATCCTCAGCGTCGGCTGCTACGCAGCAGCAGCGGTTCCAGTCGCGATCGGCTACAGCCACGCCCACAGGCTCACCCAAAAAAAGGCAACTGCCGCAG gTGCCCCAGACATCTCGCAGCGCCATGTTGAGAGACCGACTCGGTCAGGACTTCGACGAGCGACTGGCATCGGGCGGCCGCTTTGGGCGGCATCGCACAAGGCAGCCCCACCACCAGGCCACCTACCGCAGCACTGGGATGGGCGGCTGGGAGCGGCACTATACGGGCCTTTCCGACAGCGACTTGCACTCGATGGACACCAGGATGCGACCACGACACTCCCTGTCCCCGGACAAGGACTTCATGGGCGAGTTCGGCGACTCTGACATGGAGTCGGTGGTCAGTGTGACCTCCAGCGCCTTCTCCACGCAGTCGGAGCGTCCGCGAACCTCGCGCGGCCTCAG CTTCCCTCGCAACTGGCGCAATCTCTTTGGCGCCCGCAACAATTTCCTCAGCGGATCCGGAGGGGAGCCAATCACCGGACTGCGGCTGCACCACTCGGAGCCGGGCAGGGCCAACACCATTGAGGTGGATGATTGCGATTACCTGCCCGCCGGCGGAGCCCAGCAACTGGTTCTTCTCGAGCAGCTGGAGCAGCTGCAGCATCTGGCCGCTCTAGCGGCTGCCGACTCGCCGCCAATCTCCGCCAGAGTTGGAATGGGCATTGCCCCGCACCAAGTACTGGTGACGGATGCCAATAGTGGCCAACTGGTGGAGCAGTTCTTCGTGGAGCCAGGCACCGTGGCCGAGGAGGCCCTAATGCCGCTGGAGCCACTGGACCCACTCGATCCCCATGCGCATCTGCATCCACATTCCGCCTTCTACTCGCCCCATGTGCCCACCACCATGACCCCATTCGACATTTTTCCACCAAGACGCTCGAACGGACTGAAACCAAACGTACAAGCCACCTCCGCCGCCTATCCGCTGCAACCGCAACCACaaccgctgccgctgccgctgctacCGAGCTTTGAGCAATTCAAGCGCATTACCTCGCCCATCACCAATCTCTTCCGCAGCTCTTCGCCAGCGGGCGGCCACGCTCACGCCCATGCCCACGACCATGCAACGACTTCACCCAGTTCTCTAGTGGGCTATGTGAGGGATCACCTGGACAAAAGCTGCAGCCACTGCCAGAACGGAAGTCAGCCGGTGGTACTGTCCACGCACCATACCCTGCAGCTAATCGGTGCTTGCCCGGATCCCTGCTGTCTGGCGGACGCGCACCCCCATCCCCAGCACCAGCCCATGGGGTATCCCTACGTTGGCGAACATCAGCCACCGTCCTCTGATCCGGCCATGTGTGGGGAGTGTGTCGATCAGCACTTTCTCGGTGGCTTGACTGGGCCGCAACTGAATCTCGGTGTGGTGCCCACCTATCACGTGCACACACCAACGCCGAACGCTCATCGAAGGGCCAGGGGGCAGATGAACACACCGGCGCCGCCACCGACTCAGTCGGTCTTGCGACTATCTCGGCAGCTAAGCGAAGACGCCTTGGTAGCAGCCGTACCCATTTCGGAGGCGAAAGCCCAACCAACGTCGATTCTCAAGAAACCGAAGCTGGAGCGGCGAAGACTCTTCCATGAGGGGCAGTCGCGATCTCTGGACTACGATGACCTGCACACAAAGAGCTGGGGCAGGCGTCGCATTCGCTACGAGGACGAGGTGGCGCCCACAGATGATTACCCCTATCCGCATCCAAGCGCCTATGCCCACTCGCCTACCTCGGCCATGTCCCGAAGATACGGCTCGGAGACAAACATACGGCAGTCGTACATGGGAGCCAATGTAGATGCCAGCAATCCGTTGAGTCACTCGCACTTCCTGGTCACGGACGACAAGATAGTGACCATAACCTACGACTCTGATGTTGGTTGGACGCGTCGTGGTGTGGCGCCTTCGCTTTTTCGAGGGCCGCACCGCCAACGAGGCCTGACCGATGCCAGGCACCACATGTCCCTAGATCTGCAACGGACCAACCAGCAGAAACTGTACGGGCCGGCGGCTCCGTATTTGAAACGAAGGCGGAACCTGCCACATCCACCTAGTGCCCAAAACGCGCACAACTTTTCGCCAATGGAGGGGGGAGCGGATCAACTGAATGCGGCTGTGGCGGGAGTGGATCAAATGGGCAACGGCGGAATGGGTAGCGGTGGTGGTGCACACAACACATATAGCAATACCGCCACCACACACAATAGCAACCACCAGAATAGCCTAGCGAGTAGTGTTAGCAATCAGCAATCAGCTAGGCAAAAAGGGAAAGAAGGCGGATCGATGATCGGAGCATCGGAGCAGCTGACGAAATCTAGTAGTGGGAGCGGTGGTGCAAcatctgctgccgctgctgggCATCATGTCGTCGGTGGTACTAATGCTAATAATGCTTCTTCTTCCTCTTTTGCAAATCCCCAaccaccacaacaacaacaacaacaactacatcATGGATCAcccaataataacaacaaacgTGTCCTTTCATCAACGACAACAACAAATACACCACAACAATCACACACTGACGCCAATAACCTGACGCTTGACGccacacaacaacaacaacaacaacaacaaccacaacttcaaaaccaacaacaacaaccaacgCCAAATACATGCACAAATCTCATaacaaacacaacaacaacattatCAACAACCACACCATCGTCGAATGCAACGAATGCGGcgacaacgacaacaacaacaactgcaacaacaaatgCTACAACAACTGCCACAAATccaacgacaacaacaacaaccaatAACACTAACGAACCAAACGCAACAACCAACACGAATGCCGACGCGGATGcggatgctgatgctgatgcacCGCTGGACGCAATCGACTGGGATGCAATCGATGCGATGCTGGACGATGACTTCAGCGAGTACGACAAGGACAAGAACGGCGCCGACGAAGCGGGCGGCTCCAAATCAGCAGAAGGAGCTGGTGCCGAAGGCGAAGAGAAAGTCG ATGGAAGCCTCTCGGATACCGCAACGGACAGAAAGAAAGGCGGCGCCATTGACCAGGAGCGGTCGCCCAAGGGCGGCAGCGGCATGGGCAAGAAATCCAACTCCACCTCGCAGCTTTCGGCAACAG GTCGTAAAAGACGTATGGGCTTTGGAAAGAAGGGTAAGAACTCATTCACGGTGCACCGCAGCGAAGAAGTGCTGCCCGGGGATATCACGCGAGAGCTGCGAAGCAGCGGCGGCGCAAGCGTCGGCGGTGCCAGTGGAGCCGGTGGTGGCGGCCTGTCCCGCGGTTCGTCCTCGGAGGCGGACGCCATCGAGCAGTTTTTCGGCGATGGTGCCGGCGGGGAAAG